A genomic segment from Glycine soja cultivar W05 chromosome 18, ASM419377v2, whole genome shotgun sequence encodes:
- the LOC114396696 gene encoding RINT1-like protein MAG2L isoform X3, with translation MEPPPPSPPLPRLPNTADLTPQHLAFLDQHFRTKRDLSRESFNLPLSSSLSQLCSELESRLLQHLTKRTVSWISRSFSAKSSLQRLSLALQNLSLRTSPQGIGSKRFQWVLSEGIPRLASEMNRIESLRCYVETAVQLEALVGDLEDAALFVIARHTGNMFSLKLSISSNSEDAASKHDNLLQAIKAMSDIEEVLVGVVKFHPQWHCLLKSVDTRVDKILSVLRPQAFADHRAFLVSLGWPPKLLPSKNGSDHITNLPNPLVLMQEDKRRNYSQSFIALCALQHLQNRREERQLNSSLIKRDTQNIQLWAIDELVSPIASRMEYHFTKWSEQPEYMFALAYKVIRDFITGIDDVLQPLIDKARLIGCSAKEAWVSAMVQMLSVFLEKKVFLLLTERYKVKHLKPDVSSSWLHLVDLIIAFDKKMQSLLNLDTCFLAVSGSFEELSRGMSVLSMFCNRPDWLKIWAKIEFKNAWKKLKSELIEEKAWMTSKKCISGIDTEQEYLLLTVEDHKAPPIAEFFLKIIWEMIERCQTMPSSLLSAQFIRFTAGRFLWYFFKQLLFRFKATELCPDSSDDVAIVRVCGLINAARYIWIKLQEWSDAVDFLEMKIAENDSSKPIQDDSMDNDCFFEEEIRSLSEMETNWLMEIIAVVLRQFEVLSWKYVQNNDSFGDEQVYTNPVEDADLIVSNDFVEALDSLKRWLHTMKISLNKKDFLDLWRSIAEGLDHYISWSIVRSENWFFKMGVTQFEADMQALIFIFQPYCARPQAFFPCINEILKLLKLKKEEEKLMQAFLSRNENGSECLHLYGISHLSVNQILQVLRYKIWAC, from the exons ATGGAGccacctcctccttctcctcctcttcCCCGTTTGCCAAACACCGCCGATCTCACGCCCCAACACTTAGCGTTTCTGGATCAACACTTCCGAACCAAACGCGACCTATCTCGCGAATCTTTTAATCTCCCTCTCTCCTCCTCGCTCTCTCAACTGTGCTCCGAACTCGAGTCCCGGCTCCTCCAACACCTCACGAAACGCACCGTTTCGTGGATCTCTCGCTCCTTCAGCGCCAAATCCTCGCTCCAGCGTCTCTCCCTCGCACTTCAAAATCTCTCCCTCCGCACTTCTCCac AGGGGATTGGTTCGAAGAGGTTTCAGTGGGTGTTGAGTGAGGGGATTCCTCGATTGGCGAGCGAAATGAACCGAATTGAGTCTCTTCGGTGTTATGTTG AAACTGCTGTACAGTTGGAAGCTCTGGTTGGGGATCTTGAAGATGCTGCTCTCTTTGTCATTGCTCGCCACACAGGGAATATGTTTTCATTGAAGCTCTCGATTTCATCAAACTCTGAA GATGCTGCATCAAAACATGACAATTTGCTTCAGGCCATAAAAGCCATGAGTGATATTGAAGAAGTATTGGTTGGTGTTGTGAAGTTCCATCCTCAGTGGCATTGTCTCCTGAAGTCTGTTGACACTAGAGTAGATAAAATTTTATCTGTTCTCAGGCCACAAGCTTTTGCAGATCATCGGGCTTTTCTCGTTTCTCTTGGGTGGCCACCAAAACTGCTTCCATCAAAAAATGGAAGCGATCATATCACAAACCTACCTAATCCATTAGTTCTTATGCAAGAAGATAAGAGAAGAAATTACTCTCAAAGTTTTATAGCTCTTTGTGCTTTGCAGCATCTGCAAAATAGAAGGGAAGAAAGACAGCTTAATAGTAGTCTTATAAAAAGAGACACGCAGAATATACAGCTTTGGGCCATTGATGAATTAGTGTCTCCTATTGCGTCAAGGATGGAATACCATTTCACCAAATGGTCTGAGCAGCCAGAATATATGTTTGCTTTGGCATATAAAGTTATCAGAGATTTTATTACAGGAATAGATGATGTCTTGCAGCCACTTATTGACAAGGCCAGGCTTATCGGTTGTAGTGCAAAGGAGGCATGGGTCTCTGCAATGGTCCAAATGCTTTCTGTCTTTCTggaaaagaaagtttttttGTTGCTCACTGAAAGATACAAAGTAAAGCATTTGAAGCCTGATGTATCATCTTCATGGCTTCACCTTGTGGACCTTATCATTGCATTTGACAAAAAGATGCAATCCCTTCTCAATCTGGATACTTGTTTTTTGGCAGTGTCTGGAAGTTTTGAAGAGCTCTCAAGAGGCATGTCAGTTCTATCAATGTTTTGTAATAGGCCTGATTGGCTGAAGATCTGGGCAAAAATAGAGTTCAAAAATGCCTGGAAGAAACTTAAATCCGAACTGATAGAGGAGAAAGCATGGATGACTTCTAAGAAATGCATATCTGGGATTGACACTGAGCAAGAGTATCTGCTATTGACTGTCGAAGATCACAAAGCTCCACCTATTGCAgagttttttcttaaaattatctgGGAGATGATTGAGCGCTGCCAAACTATGCCATCCAGTTTATTAAGTGCACAATTTATTAGATTTACTGCAGGAAGATTCCTCTGGTATTTCTTTAAGCAATTACTTTTTCGGTTCAAGGCAACTGAATTATGTCCGGATAGTTCTGATGATGTTGCCATAGTTAGAGTGTGTGGGTTAATAAATGCTGCCAGATATATTTGGATTAAATTGCAAGAATGGAGTGATGCCGTGGATTTTTTGGAGATGAAAATTGCTGAAAATGATTCTAGCAAGCCCATACAAGATGATTCAATGGATAATGACTGCTTTTTTGAGGAAGAAATAAGAAGCTTGTCTGAAATGGAAACCAACTGGCTTATGGAAATTATTGCAGTTGTTCTTCGACAGTTTGAAGTGCTTTCTTGGAAATATGTTCAAAACAATGATAGTTTTGGGGATGAACAAGTTTATACAAATCCAGTAGAGGATGCTGATCTAATAGTCTCCAATGATTTTGTTGAAGCTTTAGATTCTTTAAAACGTTGGCTTCACACTATGAAGATAAGTCTcaataaaaaggattttttggaTTTGTGGAGGAGCATTGCTGAGGGGCTAGATCATTACATTTCATGGAGCATTGTCAGAAGTGAGAATTGGTTCTTTAAGATGGGCGTCACTCAATTTGAAGCTGACATGCAAgcactaatatttatttttcagccTTATTGTGCTCGCCCACAAGCATTTTTTCCTTGTATTAATGAGATTCTTAAGCTTTTGAAActgaaaaaagaagaggaaaagctAATGCAAGCATTTTTGTCCAGGAATGAAAATGGATCAGAGTGTTTGCATCTTTATGGAATTTCTCATCTATCAGTTaatcaaattcttcaagttcTTAGATACAAAATTTGGGCTTGTTGA
- the LOC114396696 gene encoding RINT1-like protein MAG2L isoform X1, with protein sequence MEPPPPSPPLPRLPNTADLTPQHLAFLDQHFRTKRDLSRESFNLPLSSSLSQLCSELESRLLQHLTKRTVSWISRSFSAKSSLQRLSLALQNLSLRTSPQGIGSKRFQWVLSEGIPRLASEMNRIESLRCYVVYLIVSETAVQLEALVGDLEDAALFVIARHTGNMFSLKLSISSNSEDAASKHDNLLQAIKAMSDIEEVLVGVVKFHPQWHCLLKSVDTRVDKILSVLRPQAFADHRAFLVSLGWPPKLLPSKNGSDHITNLPNPLVLMQEDKRRNYSQSFIALCALQHLQNRREERQLNSSLIKRDTQNIQLWAIDELVSPIASRMEYHFTKWSEQPEYMFALAYKVIRDFITGIDDVLQPLIDKARLIGCSAKEAWVSAMVQMLSVFLEKKVFLLLTERYKVKHLKPDVSSSWLHLVDLIIAFDKKMQSLLNLDTCFLAVSGSFEELSRGMSVLSMFCNRPDWLKIWAKIEFKNAWKKLKSELIEEKAWMTSKKCISGIDTEQEYLLLTVEDHKAPPIAEFFLKIIWEMIERCQTMPSSLLSAQFIRFTAGRFLWYFFKQLLFRFKATELCPDSSDDVAIVRVCGLINAARYIWIKLQEWSDAVDFLEMKIAENDSSKPIQDDSMDNDCFFEEEIRSLSEMETNWLMEIIAVVLRQFEVLSWKYVQNNDSFGDEQVYTNPVEDADLIVSNDFVEALDSLKRWLHTMKISLNKKDFLDLWRSIAEGLDHYISWSIVRSENWFFKMGVTQFEADMQALIFIFQPYCARPQAFFPCINEILKLLKLKKEEEKLMQAFLSRNENGSECLHLYGISHLSVNQILQVLRYKIWAC encoded by the exons ATGGAGccacctcctccttctcctcctcttcCCCGTTTGCCAAACACCGCCGATCTCACGCCCCAACACTTAGCGTTTCTGGATCAACACTTCCGAACCAAACGCGACCTATCTCGCGAATCTTTTAATCTCCCTCTCTCCTCCTCGCTCTCTCAACTGTGCTCCGAACTCGAGTCCCGGCTCCTCCAACACCTCACGAAACGCACCGTTTCGTGGATCTCTCGCTCCTTCAGCGCCAAATCCTCGCTCCAGCGTCTCTCCCTCGCACTTCAAAATCTCTCCCTCCGCACTTCTCCac AGGGGATTGGTTCGAAGAGGTTTCAGTGGGTGTTGAGTGAGGGGATTCCTCGATTGGCGAGCGAAATGAACCGAATTGAGTCTCTTCGGTGTTATGTTG TTTACCTTATTGTCTCAGAAACTGCTGTACAGTTGGAAGCTCTGGTTGGGGATCTTGAAGATGCTGCTCTCTTTGTCATTGCTCGCCACACAGGGAATATGTTTTCATTGAAGCTCTCGATTTCATCAAACTCTGAA GATGCTGCATCAAAACATGACAATTTGCTTCAGGCCATAAAAGCCATGAGTGATATTGAAGAAGTATTGGTTGGTGTTGTGAAGTTCCATCCTCAGTGGCATTGTCTCCTGAAGTCTGTTGACACTAGAGTAGATAAAATTTTATCTGTTCTCAGGCCACAAGCTTTTGCAGATCATCGGGCTTTTCTCGTTTCTCTTGGGTGGCCACCAAAACTGCTTCCATCAAAAAATGGAAGCGATCATATCACAAACCTACCTAATCCATTAGTTCTTATGCAAGAAGATAAGAGAAGAAATTACTCTCAAAGTTTTATAGCTCTTTGTGCTTTGCAGCATCTGCAAAATAGAAGGGAAGAAAGACAGCTTAATAGTAGTCTTATAAAAAGAGACACGCAGAATATACAGCTTTGGGCCATTGATGAATTAGTGTCTCCTATTGCGTCAAGGATGGAATACCATTTCACCAAATGGTCTGAGCAGCCAGAATATATGTTTGCTTTGGCATATAAAGTTATCAGAGATTTTATTACAGGAATAGATGATGTCTTGCAGCCACTTATTGACAAGGCCAGGCTTATCGGTTGTAGTGCAAAGGAGGCATGGGTCTCTGCAATGGTCCAAATGCTTTCTGTCTTTCTggaaaagaaagtttttttGTTGCTCACTGAAAGATACAAAGTAAAGCATTTGAAGCCTGATGTATCATCTTCATGGCTTCACCTTGTGGACCTTATCATTGCATTTGACAAAAAGATGCAATCCCTTCTCAATCTGGATACTTGTTTTTTGGCAGTGTCTGGAAGTTTTGAAGAGCTCTCAAGAGGCATGTCAGTTCTATCAATGTTTTGTAATAGGCCTGATTGGCTGAAGATCTGGGCAAAAATAGAGTTCAAAAATGCCTGGAAGAAACTTAAATCCGAACTGATAGAGGAGAAAGCATGGATGACTTCTAAGAAATGCATATCTGGGATTGACACTGAGCAAGAGTATCTGCTATTGACTGTCGAAGATCACAAAGCTCCACCTATTGCAgagttttttcttaaaattatctgGGAGATGATTGAGCGCTGCCAAACTATGCCATCCAGTTTATTAAGTGCACAATTTATTAGATTTACTGCAGGAAGATTCCTCTGGTATTTCTTTAAGCAATTACTTTTTCGGTTCAAGGCAACTGAATTATGTCCGGATAGTTCTGATGATGTTGCCATAGTTAGAGTGTGTGGGTTAATAAATGCTGCCAGATATATTTGGATTAAATTGCAAGAATGGAGTGATGCCGTGGATTTTTTGGAGATGAAAATTGCTGAAAATGATTCTAGCAAGCCCATACAAGATGATTCAATGGATAATGACTGCTTTTTTGAGGAAGAAATAAGAAGCTTGTCTGAAATGGAAACCAACTGGCTTATGGAAATTATTGCAGTTGTTCTTCGACAGTTTGAAGTGCTTTCTTGGAAATATGTTCAAAACAATGATAGTTTTGGGGATGAACAAGTTTATACAAATCCAGTAGAGGATGCTGATCTAATAGTCTCCAATGATTTTGTTGAAGCTTTAGATTCTTTAAAACGTTGGCTTCACACTATGAAGATAAGTCTcaataaaaaggattttttggaTTTGTGGAGGAGCATTGCTGAGGGGCTAGATCATTACATTTCATGGAGCATTGTCAGAAGTGAGAATTGGTTCTTTAAGATGGGCGTCACTCAATTTGAAGCTGACATGCAAgcactaatatttatttttcagccTTATTGTGCTCGCCCACAAGCATTTTTTCCTTGTATTAATGAGATTCTTAAGCTTTTGAAActgaaaaaagaagaggaaaagctAATGCAAGCATTTTTGTCCAGGAATGAAAATGGATCAGAGTGTTTGCATCTTTATGGAATTTCTCATCTATCAGTTaatcaaattcttcaagttcTTAGATACAAAATTTGGGCTTGTTGA
- the LOC114396696 gene encoding RINT1-like protein MAG2L isoform X2, producing the protein MEPPPPSPPLPRLPNTADLTPQHLAFLDQHFRTKRDLSRESFNLPLSSSLSQLCSELESRLLQHLTKRTVSWISRSFSAKSSLQRLSLALQNLSLRTSPRIKKGIGSKRFQWVLSEGIPRLASEMNRIESLRCYVETAVQLEALVGDLEDAALFVIARHTGNMFSLKLSISSNSEDAASKHDNLLQAIKAMSDIEEVLVGVVKFHPQWHCLLKSVDTRVDKILSVLRPQAFADHRAFLVSLGWPPKLLPSKNGSDHITNLPNPLVLMQEDKRRNYSQSFIALCALQHLQNRREERQLNSSLIKRDTQNIQLWAIDELVSPIASRMEYHFTKWSEQPEYMFALAYKVIRDFITGIDDVLQPLIDKARLIGCSAKEAWVSAMVQMLSVFLEKKVFLLLTERYKVKHLKPDVSSSWLHLVDLIIAFDKKMQSLLNLDTCFLAVSGSFEELSRGMSVLSMFCNRPDWLKIWAKIEFKNAWKKLKSELIEEKAWMTSKKCISGIDTEQEYLLLTVEDHKAPPIAEFFLKIIWEMIERCQTMPSSLLSAQFIRFTAGRFLWYFFKQLLFRFKATELCPDSSDDVAIVRVCGLINAARYIWIKLQEWSDAVDFLEMKIAENDSSKPIQDDSMDNDCFFEEEIRSLSEMETNWLMEIIAVVLRQFEVLSWKYVQNNDSFGDEQVYTNPVEDADLIVSNDFVEALDSLKRWLHTMKISLNKKDFLDLWRSIAEGLDHYISWSIVRSENWFFKMGVTQFEADMQALIFIFQPYCARPQAFFPCINEILKLLKLKKEEEKLMQAFLSRNENGSECLHLYGISHLSVNQILQVLRYKIWAC; encoded by the exons ATGGAGccacctcctccttctcctcctcttcCCCGTTTGCCAAACACCGCCGATCTCACGCCCCAACACTTAGCGTTTCTGGATCAACACTTCCGAACCAAACGCGACCTATCTCGCGAATCTTTTAATCTCCCTCTCTCCTCCTCGCTCTCTCAACTGTGCTCCGAACTCGAGTCCCGGCTCCTCCAACACCTCACGAAACGCACCGTTTCGTGGATCTCTCGCTCCTTCAGCGCCAAATCCTCGCTCCAGCGTCTCTCCCTCGCACTTCAAAATCTCTCCCTCCGCACTTCTCCacgtataaaaa AGGGGATTGGTTCGAAGAGGTTTCAGTGGGTGTTGAGTGAGGGGATTCCTCGATTGGCGAGCGAAATGAACCGAATTGAGTCTCTTCGGTGTTATGTTG AAACTGCTGTACAGTTGGAAGCTCTGGTTGGGGATCTTGAAGATGCTGCTCTCTTTGTCATTGCTCGCCACACAGGGAATATGTTTTCATTGAAGCTCTCGATTTCATCAAACTCTGAA GATGCTGCATCAAAACATGACAATTTGCTTCAGGCCATAAAAGCCATGAGTGATATTGAAGAAGTATTGGTTGGTGTTGTGAAGTTCCATCCTCAGTGGCATTGTCTCCTGAAGTCTGTTGACACTAGAGTAGATAAAATTTTATCTGTTCTCAGGCCACAAGCTTTTGCAGATCATCGGGCTTTTCTCGTTTCTCTTGGGTGGCCACCAAAACTGCTTCCATCAAAAAATGGAAGCGATCATATCACAAACCTACCTAATCCATTAGTTCTTATGCAAGAAGATAAGAGAAGAAATTACTCTCAAAGTTTTATAGCTCTTTGTGCTTTGCAGCATCTGCAAAATAGAAGGGAAGAAAGACAGCTTAATAGTAGTCTTATAAAAAGAGACACGCAGAATATACAGCTTTGGGCCATTGATGAATTAGTGTCTCCTATTGCGTCAAGGATGGAATACCATTTCACCAAATGGTCTGAGCAGCCAGAATATATGTTTGCTTTGGCATATAAAGTTATCAGAGATTTTATTACAGGAATAGATGATGTCTTGCAGCCACTTATTGACAAGGCCAGGCTTATCGGTTGTAGTGCAAAGGAGGCATGGGTCTCTGCAATGGTCCAAATGCTTTCTGTCTTTCTggaaaagaaagtttttttGTTGCTCACTGAAAGATACAAAGTAAAGCATTTGAAGCCTGATGTATCATCTTCATGGCTTCACCTTGTGGACCTTATCATTGCATTTGACAAAAAGATGCAATCCCTTCTCAATCTGGATACTTGTTTTTTGGCAGTGTCTGGAAGTTTTGAAGAGCTCTCAAGAGGCATGTCAGTTCTATCAATGTTTTGTAATAGGCCTGATTGGCTGAAGATCTGGGCAAAAATAGAGTTCAAAAATGCCTGGAAGAAACTTAAATCCGAACTGATAGAGGAGAAAGCATGGATGACTTCTAAGAAATGCATATCTGGGATTGACACTGAGCAAGAGTATCTGCTATTGACTGTCGAAGATCACAAAGCTCCACCTATTGCAgagttttttcttaaaattatctgGGAGATGATTGAGCGCTGCCAAACTATGCCATCCAGTTTATTAAGTGCACAATTTATTAGATTTACTGCAGGAAGATTCCTCTGGTATTTCTTTAAGCAATTACTTTTTCGGTTCAAGGCAACTGAATTATGTCCGGATAGTTCTGATGATGTTGCCATAGTTAGAGTGTGTGGGTTAATAAATGCTGCCAGATATATTTGGATTAAATTGCAAGAATGGAGTGATGCCGTGGATTTTTTGGAGATGAAAATTGCTGAAAATGATTCTAGCAAGCCCATACAAGATGATTCAATGGATAATGACTGCTTTTTTGAGGAAGAAATAAGAAGCTTGTCTGAAATGGAAACCAACTGGCTTATGGAAATTATTGCAGTTGTTCTTCGACAGTTTGAAGTGCTTTCTTGGAAATATGTTCAAAACAATGATAGTTTTGGGGATGAACAAGTTTATACAAATCCAGTAGAGGATGCTGATCTAATAGTCTCCAATGATTTTGTTGAAGCTTTAGATTCTTTAAAACGTTGGCTTCACACTATGAAGATAAGTCTcaataaaaaggattttttggaTTTGTGGAGGAGCATTGCTGAGGGGCTAGATCATTACATTTCATGGAGCATTGTCAGAAGTGAGAATTGGTTCTTTAAGATGGGCGTCACTCAATTTGAAGCTGACATGCAAgcactaatatttatttttcagccTTATTGTGCTCGCCCACAAGCATTTTTTCCTTGTATTAATGAGATTCTTAAGCTTTTGAAActgaaaaaagaagaggaaaagctAATGCAAGCATTTTTGTCCAGGAATGAAAATGGATCAGAGTGTTTGCATCTTTATGGAATTTCTCATCTATCAGTTaatcaaattcttcaagttcTTAGATACAAAATTTGGGCTTGTTGA
- the LOC114396696 gene encoding RINT1-like protein MAG2L isoform X4 gives MNRIESLRCYVVYLIVSETAVQLEALVGDLEDAALFVIARHTGNMFSLKLSISSNSEDAASKHDNLLQAIKAMSDIEEVLVGVVKFHPQWHCLLKSVDTRVDKILSVLRPQAFADHRAFLVSLGWPPKLLPSKNGSDHITNLPNPLVLMQEDKRRNYSQSFIALCALQHLQNRREERQLNSSLIKRDTQNIQLWAIDELVSPIASRMEYHFTKWSEQPEYMFALAYKVIRDFITGIDDVLQPLIDKARLIGCSAKEAWVSAMVQMLSVFLEKKVFLLLTERYKVKHLKPDVSSSWLHLVDLIIAFDKKMQSLLNLDTCFLAVSGSFEELSRGMSVLSMFCNRPDWLKIWAKIEFKNAWKKLKSELIEEKAWMTSKKCISGIDTEQEYLLLTVEDHKAPPIAEFFLKIIWEMIERCQTMPSSLLSAQFIRFTAGRFLWYFFKQLLFRFKATELCPDSSDDVAIVRVCGLINAARYIWIKLQEWSDAVDFLEMKIAENDSSKPIQDDSMDNDCFFEEEIRSLSEMETNWLMEIIAVVLRQFEVLSWKYVQNNDSFGDEQVYTNPVEDADLIVSNDFVEALDSLKRWLHTMKISLNKKDFLDLWRSIAEGLDHYISWSIVRSENWFFKMGVTQFEADMQALIFIFQPYCARPQAFFPCINEILKLLKLKKEEEKLMQAFLSRNENGSECLHLYGISHLSVNQILQVLRYKIWAC, from the exons ATGAACCGAATTGAGTCTCTTCGGTGTTATGTTG TTTACCTTATTGTCTCAGAAACTGCTGTACAGTTGGAAGCTCTGGTTGGGGATCTTGAAGATGCTGCTCTCTTTGTCATTGCTCGCCACACAGGGAATATGTTTTCATTGAAGCTCTCGATTTCATCAAACTCTGAA GATGCTGCATCAAAACATGACAATTTGCTTCAGGCCATAAAAGCCATGAGTGATATTGAAGAAGTATTGGTTGGTGTTGTGAAGTTCCATCCTCAGTGGCATTGTCTCCTGAAGTCTGTTGACACTAGAGTAGATAAAATTTTATCTGTTCTCAGGCCACAAGCTTTTGCAGATCATCGGGCTTTTCTCGTTTCTCTTGGGTGGCCACCAAAACTGCTTCCATCAAAAAATGGAAGCGATCATATCACAAACCTACCTAATCCATTAGTTCTTATGCAAGAAGATAAGAGAAGAAATTACTCTCAAAGTTTTATAGCTCTTTGTGCTTTGCAGCATCTGCAAAATAGAAGGGAAGAAAGACAGCTTAATAGTAGTCTTATAAAAAGAGACACGCAGAATATACAGCTTTGGGCCATTGATGAATTAGTGTCTCCTATTGCGTCAAGGATGGAATACCATTTCACCAAATGGTCTGAGCAGCCAGAATATATGTTTGCTTTGGCATATAAAGTTATCAGAGATTTTATTACAGGAATAGATGATGTCTTGCAGCCACTTATTGACAAGGCCAGGCTTATCGGTTGTAGTGCAAAGGAGGCATGGGTCTCTGCAATGGTCCAAATGCTTTCTGTCTTTCTggaaaagaaagtttttttGTTGCTCACTGAAAGATACAAAGTAAAGCATTTGAAGCCTGATGTATCATCTTCATGGCTTCACCTTGTGGACCTTATCATTGCATTTGACAAAAAGATGCAATCCCTTCTCAATCTGGATACTTGTTTTTTGGCAGTGTCTGGAAGTTTTGAAGAGCTCTCAAGAGGCATGTCAGTTCTATCAATGTTTTGTAATAGGCCTGATTGGCTGAAGATCTGGGCAAAAATAGAGTTCAAAAATGCCTGGAAGAAACTTAAATCCGAACTGATAGAGGAGAAAGCATGGATGACTTCTAAGAAATGCATATCTGGGATTGACACTGAGCAAGAGTATCTGCTATTGACTGTCGAAGATCACAAAGCTCCACCTATTGCAgagttttttcttaaaattatctgGGAGATGATTGAGCGCTGCCAAACTATGCCATCCAGTTTATTAAGTGCACAATTTATTAGATTTACTGCAGGAAGATTCCTCTGGTATTTCTTTAAGCAATTACTTTTTCGGTTCAAGGCAACTGAATTATGTCCGGATAGTTCTGATGATGTTGCCATAGTTAGAGTGTGTGGGTTAATAAATGCTGCCAGATATATTTGGATTAAATTGCAAGAATGGAGTGATGCCGTGGATTTTTTGGAGATGAAAATTGCTGAAAATGATTCTAGCAAGCCCATACAAGATGATTCAATGGATAATGACTGCTTTTTTGAGGAAGAAATAAGAAGCTTGTCTGAAATGGAAACCAACTGGCTTATGGAAATTATTGCAGTTGTTCTTCGACAGTTTGAAGTGCTTTCTTGGAAATATGTTCAAAACAATGATAGTTTTGGGGATGAACAAGTTTATACAAATCCAGTAGAGGATGCTGATCTAATAGTCTCCAATGATTTTGTTGAAGCTTTAGATTCTTTAAAACGTTGGCTTCACACTATGAAGATAAGTCTcaataaaaaggattttttggaTTTGTGGAGGAGCATTGCTGAGGGGCTAGATCATTACATTTCATGGAGCATTGTCAGAAGTGAGAATTGGTTCTTTAAGATGGGCGTCACTCAATTTGAAGCTGACATGCAAgcactaatatttatttttcagccTTATTGTGCTCGCCCACAAGCATTTTTTCCTTGTATTAATGAGATTCTTAAGCTTTTGAAActgaaaaaagaagaggaaaagctAATGCAAGCATTTTTGTCCAGGAATGAAAATGGATCAGAGTGTTTGCATCTTTATGGAATTTCTCATCTATCAGTTaatcaaattcttcaagttcTTAGATACAAAATTTGGGCTTGTTGA